From one Orcinus orca chromosome 10, mOrcOrc1.1, whole genome shotgun sequence genomic stretch:
- the CFB gene encoding complement factor B codes for MGSKRSPQLCLVPLILGLLSGGVSMTPLPEAGPQSPCSLEGVEIKGGSFRLLKAGQSLEYLCPSGFYPYPVQIRTCRSTGSWSTLQTQDKKIVKRAECKAIRCPRPQDFENGEYWPRAPYYNLSDEISFHCYDGYNLRGSANRTCQATGRWDGETAICDDGAGYCLNPGIPIGTRKVGSQYRLEDTVTYYCSRGLTLRGSKQRTCQEGGSWSGTEPSCQDSFMYDTPAEVAEAFLSSLTETIEGVDAEDGHSPGEQQKRKIILDPSGSMNIYLVLDGSDSIGSHNFTGAKRCLSNFIEKVASYGVRPKYGLVTYATDPKVLIRVSDPKSSDADWVTEQLNQINYEDHKLRAGTNTKKALLEVYNMMSREVNKLPEAWNRTRHVILLMTDGLHNMGGDPVSVIHDIRDLLDIGRNRKKPREDYLDIYVFGVGPLVNQDSINALASKKDKEQHVFKLKDIDNLEDVFIQMLDETRTLGLCGMVWEHKKGTDYHKQPWQAKISVTRPLKGHESCMGAVVSEYFVLTAAHCFTVDDEKHSIKVSMGGKKQEWEIEEVLFHPNYDLNAKNAKGIPEFYDYDVALIKLKKKLKYSETIRPICLPCTEGSNQALRLPHSTTCQQQMQELLPAKDIKALFVSELSKDHKKTLIRKEVYIKNGEKKTGCERDALRAIGYDKVKDVSEVVTPRFLCTGGVAPYADPNTCKGDSGGPLFIHKKSRFIQVGVISWGVVDVCKGQQQVPAYARDFHINLYQVLPWLKEKLQDEDLGFL; via the exons ATGGGGAGCAAACGCAGCCCCCAACTCTGCCTGGTACCCTTGATCCTGGGCCTCTTGTCTGGAG GTGTGAGCATGACGCCATTGCCTGAGGCTGGgccccagagcccctgctctctgGAGGGAGTAGAGATCAAAGGTGGCTCCTTCCGGCTTCTCAAGGCGGGCCAGTCACTGGAGTACTTGTGTCCTTCTGGCTTCTACCCATACCCTGTGCAGATTCGTACCTGCAGATCCACGGGATCCTGGAGCACCCTGCAGACCCAAGACAAAAAGATTGTCAAGAGGGCCGAATGCAAAG CAATTCGCTGTCCCAGACCGCAGGACTTTGAGAACGGGGAGTACTGGCCCCGGGCCCCCTACTACAATTTGAGTGACGAGATCTCTTTCCACTGCTATGATGGTTACAATCTCCGGGGCTCTGCCAATCGCACCTGCCAAGCGACGGGTCGGTGGGACGGGGAAACGGCCATCTGTGACGATGGAG CGGGGTACTGCCTGAACCCGGGCATCCCCATTGGCACAAGGAAGGTGGGCAGCCAGTACCGCCTTGAAGACACTGTCACCTACTACTGCAGCCGGGGGCTCACCCTACGTGGCTCCAAGCAGCGAACATGTCAGGAAGGTGGCTCTTGGAGTGGAACGGAGCCTTCTTGCCAAG ACTCCTTTATGTACGATACCCCTGCAGAGGTGGCCGAAGCCTTCCTGTCTTCCCTGACAGAGACCATAGAAGGAGTTGATGCTGAGGATGGGCACAGCCCAG GGGAACAACAGAagaggaagattatcctggaccCCTCGGGCTCCATGAACATCTACCTGGTGCTGGATGGATCAGACAGCATTGGGTCCCACAACTTCACAGGGGCCAAGAGGTGTCTCAGCAACTTCATTGAGAAG GTGGCAAGTTATGGGGTGAGGCCAAAATATGGTCTAGTGACATATGCCACAGACCCCAAAGTTTTGATCAGAGTGTCTGACCCAAAGAGCAGCGATGCAGACTGGGTCACAGAGCAGCTCAACCAAATCAACTACGAAG ACCACAAGTTGAGGGCAGGGACTAACACCAAGAAGGCTCTCCTGgaagtatacaacatgatgagCAGGGAAGTGAACAAACTCCCTGAAGCCTGGAACCGCACCCGCCACGTCATCCTCCTCATGACTGATG GCTTGCACAACATGGGTGGGGATCCAGTCTCTGTCATTCACGATATCCGGGACTTGCTGGACATTGGTAGAAATCGCAAAAAGCCCAGGGAGGATTATCTGG ACATCTATGTGTTTGGGGTTGGGCCTCTGGTGAACCAAGACAGCATCAATGCTTTGGCTTCCAAGAAGGATAAGGAGCAACACGTGTTCAAACTCAAGGACATAGATAACCTGGAGGATGTTTTCATACAAATGCTTG ATGAAACCCGGACTCTGGGTCTTTGCGGCATGGTTTGGGAGCACAAGAAAGGTACTGACTATCACAAGCAACCATGGCAGGCCAAGATCTCAGTCACT CGTCCTTTGAAGGGACATGAGAGCTGTATGGGTGCTGTGGTGTCTGAGTACTTTGTGCTGACAGCGGCACACTGTTTCACTGTGGATGACGAGAAACACTCAATCAAGGTCAGCATGG GAGGGAAGAAGCAGGAGTGGGAGATAGAAGAAGTCCTATTTCACCCAAACTACGACCTCAATGCGAAAAATGCAAAAGGCATTCCTGAATTTTATGACTATGACGTGGCCCTCATCAAGCTCAAGAAGAAGCTCAAGTACAGTGAGACCATCAG GCCCATTTGTCTCCCCTGCACTGAGGGATCGAATCAAGCTTTGAGGCTTCCACATTCAACCACGTGCCAGCAACAGA TGCAAGAGCTGCTCCCGGCAAAGGATATCAAAGCTCTGTTTGTGTCCGAGCTGTCTAAGGATCATAAGAAGACACTGATTCGGAAGGAGGTCTACATCAAGAATGGGGAAAAG AAAACTGGCTGTGAGAGGGATGCTCTACGTGCCATAGGCTATGACAAAGTCAAGGACGTCTCTGAAGTAGTCACCCCCAGGTTCCTTTGCACCGGAGGGGTGGCTCCCTATGCTGACCCCAACACTTGCAAAG GTGATTCTGGTGGTCCCCTGTTTATTCACAAGAAGAGTCGCTTCATTCAA GTTGGTGTGATCAGCTGGGGCGTTGTGGACGTCTGCAAGGGGCAGCAACAGGTACCTGCTTACGCCCGAGACTTTCACATCAACCTCTACCAAGTGCTGCCCTGGCTCAAGGAAAAACTCCAAGATGAGGATCTGGGTTTTCTATAA
- the C2 gene encoding complement C2, translated as MDPLMAVLCLLPLYPGLATTATSCPQNVNISRGTFTLSNGWAPGSILTYSCPLGFYPYPVATSLCKSNGRWHFPRSTQRTKAVCKPVRCPAPVTFENGVYTPRLGSHPVGGNLSFECEDGFTLRGSPVQHCRPNGMWDGETAVCDNGASHCPNPGIAAGAVRTGSRFGLGDKVSYRCSSNLVLTGSVERECQDDGVWSGMEPICRQPYSYDFPEDVAPALGTSLSHLLGTTNPTQKKKQNVGRKIQIQRSGHLNLYVLLDASQSVEEADFEIFKKSASHLVDRIFSFEIKVSVAIITFASKPKVIMSVLDSKSKDVTEVAHSLENAHYKDHENGTGTNIYEALNSVYIMMNNQMRRLSMNTAAWQEIRHAIILLTDGKSNMGGSPKVAVDNIKEVLNINQKRKDYLDIYAIGVGNLDVDWRELNELGSKKDGERHAFILKDVKALSQVFEHMLDVSQLTDTICGVGNMSANASAQERTPWHVTIKPKSQETCRGALISDQWVLTAAHCLHNAEARPLWRVSVGDPNFQWGKEFQVEKAVISSGFNVFAKKNQGIPEFYGDDIALLKLAQKVKMSTHARPICLPCTVGANLALRRLPGSTCRDHESELLNKLSIPAHFVALNGNKLNVNLKTGSEWANCVKVVSQDKTTFPNLTDVREVVTDQFLCSGMQGDDNPCKGESGGAVFLERRFRFFQVGLVSWGLYNPCGSSDKNSRKSAPRGRVPPPRDFHINLFHMQPWLRQHLEGVLNFLPL; from the exons ATGGACCCACTGATGGCCGTCCTTTGCCTGCTGCCCCTGTACCCAG GCTTGGCTACGACCGCTACCTCCTGCCCTCAGAACGTGAATATCTCTAGGGGCACTTTCACCCTCAGCAACGGCTGGGCCCCTGGGAGTATCCTCACCTACTCCTGCCCCCTGGGCTTTTACCCGTACCCGGTGGCGACAAGCCTGTGCAAGAGCAACGGACGGTGGCATTTCCCGAGATCCACCCAGCGGACAAAGGCGGTCTGCAAAC ctGTTCGCTGTCCAGCCCCTGTTACCTTTGAGAACGGCGTATACACCCCACGGCTGGGGTCCCACCCTGTGGGCGGCAACCTGAGCTTCGAGTGTGAGGATGGCTTCACACTGCGGGGCTCGCCGGTGCAGCACTGTCGCCCCAATGGCATGTGGGATGGGGAGACAGCTGTGTGTGACAACGGCG CCAGCCACTGCCCCAACCCGGGCATTGCCGCGGGTGCAGTGCGGACGGGGTCTCGCTTCGGCCTCGGCGACAAGGTCAGCTATCGCTGCTCCTCGAATCTGGTGCTGACGGGGTCTGTGGAGCGAGAGTGCCAGGATGACGGGGTCTGGAGTGGGATGGAGCCCATCTGCCGCC AGCCCTACTCTTACGACTTTCCCGAGGATGTGGCCCCTGCCCTGGGCACCTCCTTGTCCCACCTACTTGGAACCACCAATCCCACCCAGAAGAAGAAGC AAAACGTGGGCCGCAAAATACAAATCCAGCGCTCGGGTCACCTGAACCTCTACGTGCTCCTGGACGCATCTCAGAGTGTGGAGGAAGCGGACTTTGAAATCTTCAAGAAGAGCGCCTCCCACCTGGTGGACAGG ATCTTCAGCTTTGAGATCAAGGTTAGTGTCGCCATCATCACTTTTGCATCAAAGCCCAAAGTCATCATGTCTGTCCTGGACAGCAAATCCAAGGATGTGACTGAAGTGGCCCACAGTCTGGAAAACGCCCACTATAAAG ACCATGAAAACGGAACCGGGACCAACATCTACGAGGCCCTAAATTCTGTCTATATCATGATGAATAACCAAATGCGACGGCTCAGTATGAACACGGCGGCCTGGCAGGAGATCCGACATGCCATCATCCTTCTGACAGATG GAAAGTCCAACATGGGTGGCTCTCCCAAGGTGGCTGTTGACAATATCAAGGAGGTCTTGAACATCAACCAGAAGAGGAAAGACTATCTGG ACATCTATGCCATCGGCGTGGGCAACCTGGATGTGGACTGGAGAGAGCTGAATGAGCTGGGGTCCAAGAAGGATGGCGAGAGGCATGCCTTCATTCTGAAGGACGTGAAGGCTCTGAGCCAGGTCTTTGAGCACATGCTGG ATGTCTCCCAGCTCACGGACACCATCTGTGGGGTAGGGAACATGTCTGCCAATGCCTCTGCTCAGGAGAGGACACCCTGGCATGTCACTATTAAG CCCAAGAGCCAGGAGACCTGCCGAGGGGCCCTCATCTCGGACCAGTGGGTCCTGACAGCTGCTCACTGCCTCCACAACGCCGAGGCCCGCCCCCTGTGGAGGGTCAGCGTGG GGGATCCCAACTTCCAGTGGGGCAAAGAATTCCAAGTTGAGAAGGCGGTGATCTCCTCGGGGTTCAATGTCTTTGCCAAGAAGAATCAGGGAATCCCGGAGTTCTATGGCGATGACATCGCTCTGCTAAAGCTGGCCCAGAAAGTGAAGATGTCCACCCACGCCAG GCCTATCTGCCTTCCCTGCACGGTGGGGGCCAATCTGGCTCTGCGGAGACTTCCAGGCAGCACCTGCAGAGACCATG AGAGTGAACTTCTGAACAAATTGAGCATTCCTGCTCATTTTGTGGCTTTGAATGGGAACAAGCTGAACGTTAACCTCAAGACAGGGTCGGAG TGGGCAAACTGTGTCAAGGTCGTCTCCCAAGACAAAACCACGTTCCCCAACTTGACAGATGTCAGAGAGGTGGTGACAGACCAGTTCCTATGCAGTGGGATGCAGGGGGATGACAATCCCTGCAAGG GAGAATCTGGGGGAGCAGTTTTCCTTGAGCGGAGGTTCAGGTTTTTTCAG GTGGGCCTGGTGAGCTGGGGTCTCTACAACCCCTGTGGCAGCTCTGATAAGAACTCCCGCAAAAGTGCGCCCCGTGGCAGGGTGCCACCGCCACGAGATTTCCACATCAATCTCTTCCACATGCAGCCCTGGCTGAGACAGCACCTGGAGGGCGTCCTGAACTTTTTGCCCCTCTGA